A genomic stretch from Desulfohalobium retbaense DSM 5692 includes:
- a CDS encoding tetratricopeptide repeat protein — translation MSLPQSLLRPKVRQHLIFCVCLVLLAIALPFAYQTWQRGQVLLHQGQKALAAENYAQAATYLERAHRAGLDSVRLLHQLAQANVQIDCWDQAEEVYRKIVHNNPDKLEFQLELAQVLFVRGHLQQAMQRVQSILAQRPKWSQALYLKGKIYTSAGDFEAAIAVYRKILGETT, via the coding sequence ATGAGCCTGCCCCAATCCCTTCTCCGCCCCAAAGTCAGACAGCACCTGATTTTCTGCGTTTGTCTTGTTCTTCTCGCCATTGCCTTGCCGTTTGCATACCAGACCTGGCAGCGGGGCCAGGTATTGTTGCATCAGGGCCAAAAGGCTCTTGCGGCCGAGAATTATGCGCAAGCTGCTACCTATCTGGAGCGGGCCCACCGCGCAGGCCTTGATTCTGTGCGACTCTTGCACCAACTGGCGCAGGCCAATGTCCAGATAGATTGCTGGGATCAGGCCGAAGAGGTTTACCGGAAGATTGTCCATAACAATCCGGACAAACTCGAATTCCAATTGGAGCTGGCCCAGGTGCTTTTCGTTCGCGGCCATTTGCAACAGGCAATGCAGCGAGTGCAATCCATTTTGGCCCAGCGGCCAAAGTGGTCCCAGGCCCTGTATCTCAAAGGCAAAATATATACGAGTGCTGGGGACTTTGAAGCGGCTATTGCAGTTTATCGAAAGATCTTGGGAGAAACCACATGA